The segment CCGCTGGTGTAGTCGACCAGGGCGACGCCGACCGCGCCCTCGATGGTCGACATCGCGTCGGCGAGAGCGGATTCCATTTGAGCCATGAGGGGTCAGACCTTTCGATTTCTTGACGGTGTTTCAGCGGTTCCGGGGTTGAACGGTTCTGGGGTCCCGGGGTTCGAGGTTTCCGGCGTTCCGGGGGTTTTTGCGTACGTGCGGGGACGGTGGAAGAGTTGTCCTGTCGTCGGTGAGCTCTTATCGGTGGGGCGCCGCGTCCACGAGGGCGCCGATGCGTTCCGCGGCCTTCCGGGCCTGGAGATGGAGCCGCCCCACGTTGGTGTCCGTGCTGGCCACGGCCGTCAGGACCGCGCGGCGCCCGGCCGAATAAGCGGCTATGTAGCCGGTGGCGCCGCGGGTCAGGGATTCCTCGAAGGTGCCCTGGCCGGTCGCCTCGGTGAGGCGTTTGGCGACGCCGATCGCGGCGGCGGTGAGCGCGGCCAGACCGTCCGGTTCGATATCCGGCAGATCGTGGGCGATCACCATGCCGTCCACGCTCGCGACCATCCCGCCCTGGAAATGGCGCACTTGATCGCGCAGCGTGTGCAATTCATCCCGTATACGGGGTTCGATCGTCATCAGTCTCCTTTTCCGGGCACGTTTTCCGATGACGCGCCTCATGGTGTGCACCGTCTTCGTGCGTCAGGGCTCACAGGTTTTCCTCCAGCGCCGTACGCAGTCGGACAAGGAGGGCAATATCCGGATCGCCGGTATCGAGGAGGTCCGGAACCGGTATGTGCCAGGTCGGGGTGGGGCGTCCTTCGGCGGCGGGGGCGGCGGGCCCGTCCAGGCAGGCGCCGGGTCGGCGCCGCGGGAGCGCCGTCGGCGCCGGGGGCAGCTGGACGAGGCCGGCGGCGGCGAGACGGCGGATGTCGAGCAGGGTCGCGAACGCGGACTGACCCAGCAGCCGGGCCAGTTCCTGCGGGGTGTGCCGGCCGTCGGCACGGTCGAGCAGCCGCCGCTGCCGGCCCGTGGTGGGGGCGGCCGAGGTGCGCGGGCGGACGGGTATGACGGGGGAGGAGTCGACGGCCGCCCACGGGTGGAGCCGGTCGAGCAGTGCCCGGCGGCGGGCCGTCGCCTGCTGGAGCGCACCGGCGCTGATCGGCCGTACGACCCCCATCCAGTGGGCGGTCCCGGGCGTGAAGGAGGTGGACTCGGGCGGCAGCGGCAGGGCGAAGAACGCCGCGTCGAGGAGGGCGGCGAGATGGCATATCTCCAGTTCGCTCTGGGTCAACCAGCCCTCGCTGACCAGGTATTGAGCGCCCCGCTGGTCCGGCCCCGCCCGCTCCACGGCGTACTGCC is part of the Streptomyces platensis genome and harbors:
- a CDS encoding roadblock/LC7 domain-containing protein, giving the protein MTIEPRIRDELHTLRDQVRHFQGGMVASVDGMVIAHDLPDIEPDGLAALTAAAIGVAKRLTEATGQGTFEESLTRGATGYIAAYSAGRRAVLTAVASTDTNVGRLHLQARKAAERIGALVDAAPHR